In Pyramidobacter piscolens W5455, a genomic segment contains:
- a CDS encoding dihydrolipoamide acetyltransferase family protein produces MATEITMPKLGLTMKVGRIGKWLKKEGDPVKKGEAIAEVLTDKIANVLEAAAEGILLKIAAPVGAQLPVGGLMGYIGAVGENVPDAAGAAPAIETAQPAATAAAPKPAPSSGGKKPRATPVARKLAEQHGVDLSRLAGTGPNGSIVREDVEKFLAQGLPQETPPPAQPEAFEVMPYAGIRQVIGENMLRSWLEIPKVDHHASVDMTELLAARRAINENLPESERVSVTDLLVMLTARALEMKTIFNALMEPDGIKIYRNVHMGVAIALENGLVVPVVRDANKKRLREISAEIKDLAARARENRLTEMDFIGGTFTLTNLGGYRSTEHFTPIINPPQAAILGVGRTKDVPVAVDGEVRIRPIMALSLSHDHRIVDGAPAAEFLGILMRMIEMPSRVLY; encoded by the coding sequence ATGGCAACCGAGATCACAATGCCCAAGTTAGGGCTCACCATGAAAGTTGGCAGGATAGGCAAATGGCTCAAGAAAGAGGGCGATCCCGTCAAGAAAGGCGAGGCGATCGCAGAAGTGTTGACGGACAAGATCGCGAACGTGCTCGAGGCCGCGGCGGAAGGGATACTTCTGAAAATAGCGGCCCCTGTCGGCGCGCAGCTTCCCGTGGGCGGCCTGATGGGCTACATCGGAGCGGTCGGCGAGAACGTTCCCGATGCAGCCGGCGCAGCTCCGGCGATCGAGACGGCGCAGCCCGCGGCGACAGCCGCCGCCCCTAAACCGGCGCCAAGCTCCGGCGGGAAAAAGCCGAGGGCGACTCCCGTGGCCCGCAAGCTGGCCGAACAACACGGCGTCGATCTGTCGCGTCTCGCGGGAACAGGGCCGAATGGCAGTATCGTGCGCGAGGACGTGGAAAAGTTCCTGGCGCAGGGGCTTCCCCAGGAAACCCCGCCGCCGGCCCAGCCCGAGGCGTTCGAGGTCATGCCCTATGCCGGAATACGTCAGGTCATCGGGGAGAATATGCTGAGGAGCTGGCTGGAGATCCCGAAAGTCGATCATCACGCCAGCGTAGACATGACGGAACTGCTGGCCGCAAGACGGGCTATCAACGAAAACCTGCCGGAGAGCGAAAGAGTCTCCGTGACGGATCTTCTCGTCATGCTCACCGCCCGGGCCCTGGAGATGAAGACGATTTTCAACGCTCTTATGGAGCCGGACGGGATCAAAATCTATCGCAATGTCCACATGGGGGTCGCCATCGCGCTGGAAAACGGTTTGGTGGTGCCCGTCGTGCGCGACGCCAACAAAAAACGGCTCCGCGAGATCAGCGCGGAGATCAAGGATCTGGCGGCGCGAGCGCGGGAGAATCGTTTGACGGAGATGGACTTTATCGGCGGAACCTTCACCTTGACGAACCTGGGCGGCTATCGCTCGACGGAGCACTTCACCCCGATCATCAACCCGCCTCAGGCGGCCATTCTCGGCGTCGGCCGCACCAAGGACGTGCCGGTCGCGGTGGACGGAGAGGTTCGCATCCGGCCAATCATGGCGCTGTCGCTGTCTCACGACCACAGGATCGTGGACGGCGCTCCGGCGGCCGAATTTCTGGGCATCCTGATGCGGATGATCGAAATGCCCTCCAGGGTGCTGTATTAG
- a CDS encoding NAD(+)/NADH kinase: MAAPATVGIIANPASGKDIRRLVAYGTVFDNQEKVNIVRRVLLGLSGTGVERVLYMPDYYGIVAKAVAGMRSRDSLNLKIAPLEMELTATQLDSCNAAAALAEAGAGCIVTLGGDGTNRMVAKSCGNVPLLPISTGTNNVFPFFLEGTIAGLAAGAVAQGYAGTDSVYRSKRLAVFRNGVPVDIALIDAVVLDNPFVASRAMWDVEDMRMAVFTRGEAHNIGIASLLGTSTPVTVYDPWGAFVTLDPSKRDRVAAIAPGLLLPVGTSVPCRMELGESVEIAPVPCIVALDGEREVEFQEGDRGEIRLDRDGPNVVAPDRALRNAVADGFFSRPEVLGIHLQ, from the coding sequence ATGGCAGCCCCCGCGACGGTGGGAATCATCGCCAATCCGGCGTCCGGCAAGGACATCCGCCGCCTGGTCGCCTATGGCACGGTCTTCGACAATCAAGAGAAGGTGAACATCGTCCGCAGGGTTCTGCTTGGCCTCTCGGGCACAGGGGTCGAGCGCGTGCTCTACATGCCCGACTATTACGGCATCGTCGCCAAAGCGGTCGCGGGCATGCGCAGCAGAGATTCCCTGAACCTGAAAATCGCGCCGCTGGAAATGGAGCTGACAGCAACGCAGCTCGACTCCTGCAACGCAGCTGCCGCCCTTGCCGAGGCGGGGGCGGGATGCATCGTGACACTGGGGGGCGACGGGACAAACCGCATGGTCGCCAAAAGCTGTGGGAATGTCCCTCTGCTCCCCATCTCCACGGGGACGAACAACGTCTTTCCCTTCTTCCTGGAGGGGACGATCGCAGGGCTCGCCGCCGGAGCCGTTGCCCAAGGATATGCCGGCACGGACTCCGTGTACCGTTCAAAACGCCTCGCCGTGTTTCGGAACGGCGTCCCCGTGGACATTGCCCTGATCGATGCGGTCGTTTTGGACAACCCGTTTGTCGCTTCCCGCGCCATGTGGGATGTGGAGGACATGCGGATGGCGGTTTTTACGCGCGGCGAGGCCCATAACATCGGCATTGCCTCCCTGCTGGGGACGTCGACCCCCGTGACTGTTTACGATCCCTGGGGAGCCTTCGTCACTCTGGATCCCTCGAAACGGGACCGCGTCGCCGCCATCGCTCCGGGGTTGCTGCTTCCGGTGGGGACATCCGTCCCATGCCGCATGGAACTTGGGGAAAGCGTGGAGATCGCACCTGTTCCCTGCATCGTCGCCTTGGACGGCGAGCGGGAGGTAGAGTTCCAAGAGGGAGATCGCGGGGAAATCCGCTTGGACCGAGATGGTCCGAACGTGGTGGCCCCCGATCGGGCCCTCAGGAATGCCGTTGCCGACGGCTTCTTCAGTCGGCCGGAGGTGCTGGGGATTCATCTGCAATGA
- a CDS encoding MFS transporter: protein MNERVNENKDLKRAALSFIVLMGVVSLFSDMTHEGGKSILGAYLSLTGASAAAVGFVSGFGELIGYSLRCATGRLADRTKRYWLLTILGYAVDLLAVPALALVPENGWLWAAALIVVERAGKAVKKPAKDTLLSFAAAQNGVGRSFALQELLDQLGAFLGPVALFAVMYFKGSGDSFADYRRCFALLAAPALVTLGLLLAARCLFPRPEKFEPDTKKAAVGNFAFGKKFTLYIAGISLFALGFMDFAMISMHVSRRGLMSPGGLPLLYAAAMGVDAGAALVFGWLYDRWGMKALALSALLTAPFSALIFLLPGGGALYAGAALWGVGMGAQESILKAAVATLVPKERRSSGYGSFQTAFGVCLFAGGWLMGCLYDRSPAGMALFSMSAELGAAALFWRTSRPERGGEGKNAA from the coding sequence ATGAATGAGCGAGTTAATGAAAACAAGGATCTGAAGCGCGCCGCGCTGTCGTTCATCGTGCTGATGGGCGTCGTCAGCCTCTTTTCGGACATGACGCACGAGGGCGGCAAGAGCATTCTCGGCGCTTATCTGAGCCTGACGGGGGCGTCGGCGGCGGCCGTGGGGTTCGTTTCCGGCTTCGGCGAGCTGATCGGCTATTCGCTTCGCTGCGCGACGGGACGGCTGGCCGACCGCACGAAAAGGTATTGGCTGCTGACGATCCTCGGCTACGCCGTCGATCTTCTCGCCGTGCCGGCGCTGGCTCTGGTGCCCGAAAACGGCTGGCTCTGGGCGGCGGCGCTGATCGTCGTGGAACGCGCCGGCAAAGCCGTCAAAAAACCCGCCAAGGACACGCTGCTGTCCTTTGCCGCCGCGCAGAACGGCGTGGGGCGGAGCTTCGCGCTGCAGGAACTTCTCGACCAGCTGGGAGCGTTTCTGGGGCCCGTGGCGCTGTTCGCCGTGATGTACTTCAAAGGTTCCGGCGACAGCTTTGCCGATTACCGCCGCTGTTTCGCGCTGCTGGCCGCTCCGGCTCTGGTCACGCTGGGGCTGCTGCTGGCGGCGCGCTGTCTCTTTCCGCGGCCGGAGAAGTTCGAACCGGATACGAAAAAAGCTGCTGTCGGAAATTTTGCTTTCGGAAAAAAATTCACTCTCTATATCGCCGGAATCAGCCTGTTCGCGCTGGGCTTCATGGATTTCGCGATGATCTCCATGCACGTCTCGCGGCGCGGCCTGATGTCGCCGGGCGGCCTGCCGCTGCTTTACGCCGCGGCGATGGGCGTCGACGCGGGGGCGGCGCTTGTTTTCGGCTGGCTTTACGACCGCTGGGGCATGAAAGCGCTGGCGCTGTCGGCGTTACTGACGGCGCCTTTCAGCGCGCTGATTTTCCTGCTGCCGGGAGGCGGGGCGCTGTACGCCGGCGCGGCGCTGTGGGGCGTCGGCATGGGCGCGCAGGAATCGATCCTCAAGGCGGCGGTGGCGACGCTGGTTCCCAAGGAGCGCCGCAGCTCGGGCTACGGTTCGTTCCAGACGGCGTTCGGCGTCTGCCTGTTCGCGGGCGGCTGGCTGATGGGCTGCCTGTACGACCGTTCTCCGGCGGGCATGGCGCTCTTTTCCATGTCGGCCGAACTGGGCGCGGCCGCGCTTTTTTGGCGCACGTCGCGGCCGGAGCGGGGCGGCGAGGGGAAAAACGCCGCGTAA